GGATCGATTGTGTTTGTGAGTAGAAATGAAACATAGGTAGCcaaatacttttaaatgatCATAAGATGGTGTGGAAGAGAAAAGTTTCTCATATGGTgacttattatttaaaacagGTGAAGGGATCCTGTTAATGAAATATGCTGCAGTGAGGACTGCATCACCCCAAAACTTCAAGGGAAGGGAGGATTGAAAAAGAATGGCTCTTGCAATAGAAAGAAGGTGTTGATGTTTCCTTTCAACAACTCCATTATGTTGTGGAGTATAAACACAAGACTTTTGATGCAAGATTCCATGAAGATTATAGAAATATGTCATATTGAGTTCAAGACCATTATCTGATcgattttgtttaattttagcACCAAATTGAACCTCTACCATGTGAACAAATGATTGTAAGAGAGATTTGactttagttttaaatttcataagaAAAACCCAAGTCACTCGACTGTAATCATcaataattgttaaaaaataatggtgTCCTTGATTGGATACTTGGGAATAAAGCCCCCAAATATCACAGTGAATTAATTGGAAGGGAGAATGAGAAAGAGATGTACTCAATTGAAATGATTTTCTCTTTTGCTTAGCTAAATGGCAAATAGTACATTGAGTTTGCTCTCTACACTTTACATTAGGAACTTGAGAGTGAATTAAATTCATTCTCTGATTGGATAAATGTCCTAATCTAAAGTGCCATAGGTCAAACTCTTGCTGTCCATTTGCATTGAAAGCTTGACTGTTGATTGAAGGCTTGAAAGGATGATTGAATGGAAGGGACTCTTTGATTGTAGTACCATGAAGTGAGCGGAGAAGGAGGTAGTAGAGTCCATTGTGGACCTTAGCTAGACCAATCGTCATCCATGAATAAAGGTCATGTGtaacacaaaatttattcaagAACAAAAGGCAGAGAAGAGGGTTATCTGTGAGTTTATTCACATAAATCAAATTCAAGTTGAATAATGGCACACATAAAACATTGGTAAGAGTTAATGATTCTGAGAGTTTGACAGTTCCAATATGAGTGACTTGAACTTGTGTCCTATTAGGGAGCTGCACAAAAGCTTGAGTAGAACAAATtatagaagaaaagagagaggtggaacagaccatatggtctgtagcACCAGTGTCTAGAATCCAAAGTGCCTTTTGTGCATCTTGTGTGGACATGAGATTGTGATGCATTAATAAATTAGGAACAATAAAAGCACTAGAGAGGTACTTTTACCTGCCATATTAgaatttggtgaaaatttggTCACAACAACAGCTGATTGAGTGGGGTTAGGCCAAATTGATGAGGCTTGACTAAAAGGTTGATGGATCTTTGGCTCATGTACGTTCAAGTGAGATGTTTGAGCATTAATCAAAGCAACTAGTTGCTGAATCTGAGTTTGATTAAGAGGCAACTGTGATAAACTTCCCAAACTTTCCTCCTAGTTTAGAGATTGCACCTGATTTGCAGAGTGACTAGCACCAGAAAAACCACTAGAATACCCAGTTTTAGATTtagtaaatttgaaatttggtGGAAAACCAACCAATCTAAAACACTTCTCCTTAGTGTGTCCAACCTTACCACAATGATAACATGTTACATCAGgtttttctttcctcttggtTTTGTGAAAAACAACAAGAGCTGATGGCTCAGGTGAAGATAGTGTTACAGTACATATTTGCCTTTGCCTTTCCTCTTGCAAAACCAAGGAGAAAGTCTTGTCAAGGGAAGGCATGGAGCTCATGAGTATGATCTGCCCCCTTACATTATCGTATGTATCATTTAACCCCATCAtgaatttgaaaacattatcTAATTACTATGTTTTGCCAATGTTATTCAAAGCATTACAGGTACATTTTCCACATAAACAATGAGGCAAAGGTCTGTGGCTATTCAACTCTTCCCATACATCATTGAGTTGGGTAAAGTATTCACTTACAGAAAAGCTTCATTGCACAATAGAACTCAACTGCTGCTGAAGATGATAGATCCTTACGTTGTCAGGTTGTGAAAAACGATCTTTGAGTTTCTCCCAGACATCCTTGGCTGAACTCATGAACATAACATTTGAACCAATCTTCTTTGAAATGGAGTTGAATATCCAGGTGAGAAGAAGATTGTTACATCGCAACTAGGGAATATAGAGAGGGTCAAAAATACCTGGTGTGGGAACAAAGCCATCTAGAAaccctagtttatttttaatggaaatgGCCAGTGTGAAAGACCTATTCCATGTAAGATAATTCAAACAAAGTGGAGTAACTATCACAGTGTGAGCATTGTCACTATGGTGTATGAAGAAATGACTATTAGGATCTTCTGAAGGAGAATCATATTTGGGttttttggattgaaatttttCAACCATTGAGACAGAGAAATGTAGATATGAAAGATTAAAAGAAGTGAAGAATGAAACAATAGCAAAAAGAATTTTCAGGCAACCTGGGCTCTCGACACCATGTTGAATTTTGAGGAGGTGCaaataaaggaagaaaatattaagaaagagCAAGGATGGAGAGAAGGAATtctcatcttaattaattcatCTGAAAGCTTACaacaacaactatatatacacaatgaatcaaataataaaacaaagaataacAAACTAATTCTAGAAGCTGCTACAAAGGGAATATTCTAACAAACTTTTGCTAAGCTGTCAACAAGAGAATATTCTGACATTACATGGGAAGTCCTCTATGTGGTGTGGTTGTAGGTAGAGTCAGTGTATCCTCAAGTAACTCCTCTTATCCCTTTGATGAAGTTTCAGACATTCCTTGCCTGGCCAACCAGCTTAGGCCCTAcactttcattttttgtttgaggCCCAACATGTTTAAGGTCCCGCGCGTGGACATTCATTCAAGTAGCAGGAGCCAGACGGGCTGAATGGAATATCACTTGTTCAATGATCAGCTAGTTTACTGGATTAATTGCTTAATTTTACAGACTGCAACTTGAAATATTTGAGCATTTCAAATCGAAATTTGAAGAGGTAGAATCAGGAACATGTCTTCGGAGATCATCATATATATGGCCATGATCTCATATTTCTTGCACACTCGAATGCTCCTTGTGCTGTGATTTGATTTATCTCttacgttttctttttcttcttcagtatTTTGGGGTGACAAATGATTTAAGATTGAAGAATTAACAGCTAATTATACGCCTTCAGCCACCCTTAACTGGCCGGAACAACCAAGTTTTAACGGATGATCTGAACCCGAATTAAGTTATAATTTGATTGAACACGTACGGAACTAGTACAAGATGTATTACTATATGAATTTTATGTTCGGATTGTGATCATGAATTGTAAGATTTTGAGGTTAGGGTTTAACATGCATGCCAAACTAATTGGGGTTCCAATAAACTTGGCCCTTGTAACCATACTATATACCTCCAAAGATTCATTCCTGAGAGTTCACCCCTAGCTCCCAATTCATTTTCGTACAGTGGAAACGATATTCAGTACTTGTTTTTCTAGGACGCACTCCATTTCTCAAATCCTTAATTGTAGCCCATTTGTATAACGAGATGAGATAGGAtcattttagataaaagttaaaagtcaaataaaattttattagaatattatattattattattttaaaatttaaaaaagttgaattatttattatattttgtgtgaaaatttgaaaaaattatactaataaaatgagataaaatgaaatcgTTTCTATATCCAAGCAGAGCGGTAGTGGAATCTTTATTGTTGTTcccttcatttatttattttggaaaagaTCATAGATATACAATCTCAATAACTTGGGTAcatatttcaaacaaaatagtCCCAATATTAGGACCCTGATGGGTGATCAATGGAGCAACAATATTATTCATCGATAGAAAATTACCGGAAAGCAGAAAATCATCTTCAAGCTGATTCGATACACCATGTACGTACATGACCAGTTTCAATCTGTACGAACGTACATTCACCTTGCCAACGGATTGAGTTCAGTAGCCAGATCCATGTTGATCATTTCCATGGATTCACTGGAATCGCCCTCATTCGCCCGAGCTAATTCAGTTGCCATACACTCCTTTAGGTCCGCCACTACCTGGCTCATGGTTGGCCTTTTCGCAGCAGTTGGAGATACACAACCCATTGCTATTTCAACGGCTTTCCAAGCAGAGTTACTGTTGAAGTTTCCATACAACCTGGGatcaactatattttttatgtcTCCCTTGGCAAGCATGGAACTCACGAATTGACTTACGTGAGTCCTTGCCTCAGATCTTTCTATAACAGGTCGACTCGTGATTATCTCCAGTAGAACCACTCCAAAGCTATAGACATCGCTTTTCTCGGTTAACCAGTTTGTTATGTAGTACCTGCGCGCAAGTAAACAGAGCATGCACGTTACGGTTGCATCACTTTTGTTGCAATGTTGTTGTTCTAGATCAATAACTAAATTAATGAGAGAAATACTGACTCGGGGTCAAGGTAGCCAGGGGTGCCAGCAACAACCGTAGAAACATGAGTGCCACTATCAGTAGGGAAAATCTTGGAGAGCCCAAAATCAGCCAGTTTTGCCTGCAGATTTTCGTTCAACAATATGTTTGTAGTCTTCACGTCTCTGTGGACTATAGGTGGCTTACAACCACAGTGCAGATACTCCAATCCTATATTTCCAGGTCCACACAATAATTaggttcagttttttttttttttttttttttaaaaaaaaaagttccaagTCAACTCAATGCAGCATGCTAAGTTGCTAACCTTGTGCAGCATCCGTCGCTATTCGAAGTCTATCTTCCCAAGTCAAGGTTTTTGCGTTCCCATCTGCATCCATTAACAAATGCCTAAACCTTTAGTACCGATCATCAACGCCATTGCCGTAAAATTCTaggaaatgaattttatttttctgattccTGAAAATATCATGAAAAGATTTtctttcctatatataaaaaagctTAAATGTCATTATTCCCAAACCTGAAAGATGTGCATCCAAGTCTCCGTTGGGCATGTACTCATAAACGAGCCCCATGTTTGTTCCTTCATAGCAGTACCCAACAAGGGTAGTCAAATTTCGATGATGAACTCTCATAAGAAGTCTAACCTGTAAATTAGAATTATTactaattagtttaatatattaatgtatgtaTGAATTAGCGAAAAGCTCTAATATTACAAGTGATGGTACGTGCCTCAGATTGAAATTGCTGATAACCTTGAACTGATGAATGAGAGAGCATCTTCACTGCAACTTGGGTGTCATCTATGTAGCCATGATAAACGGTTCCGAATCCACCCTTTCCAAGAATTCTCTCAAAGTTGTTGGTATATCTTAGTAGTTCAGAGTATGTAAATTGACGTTGTAACAACTCCAATGACACATTCTGCATGTGGGATTCAGTATCTACCATCGcagctgataaaaaaaaacatgattatGTTAAGCATGACTTTTGTGAAGAGaatgttttctttgtttaattacATGAATATTAGTCTTACGTACCCTGTTTTGTTCTCCTTCTAATCCCCCAAAAGATAGCCATGACAATCAATGTGAGGACAAGCAATCCACCGACGACTGATGCTACTATTGGAATAACaatgttgtttttcttctttttgcaaGAACGGGACCCACAAAGTTCTGAATTTTCTTCCACACTAGCAAAATAAGGCATGGAATTTAATGACAAAGCGATTATGATGGATCATTaatttttagatattaaaaatttacaaatttttgataaattatttattctatggaaactgaaattaagaaaaattgaaagaacAAGCTGGGGCTCAAGTTCTTTGACAAAAATTATACCTTAATGATAGTGAACCATTTTCCCTTCTTTCAATTAGTTCAAGTGGAACTGAACCTGTGAGCTTGTTTCGTTCTAAGTTTCTGCAAAGTCAGAATGGTTTATAATTTCAGCTTCTATGACCCAGAGTTTTTAAAGTATCAGTACTCTTTTCCAAGTTATAATTAACTTACAAGACCCTCAAGTTTGGTAACTCAGACAGAAAATCAGGCACTGATCCAGTCAAGCTATTGTTTGATAGATCCCTGTAATAAAGaatcattacaattttgatattgattgtccaaaaaaaattgaaaaggattttttatttgaaaataaattatacatttgAATCATAGAAAGCAAATCATGAGCAATTTACTTGATTACGATATGGATGATGTGTTCTCCCCATCAGCTTGTGAATAAAatgacttttatttatttgattacgTAAATTATTCATACTTACAAAGATTGTAACATTACGAGATTTGATATATCAGCAGATATCTCTCCGGCCAATCCACTGGAGGACAACTTCCTGAGCAATTTACATTTTCCAAATTAAGGATAGCTGAAAACAAGTAattaataaactttttatataaagGAACAAAATTACTGACAAGGATGTGATTCTGGGGGCATTATCAGCATCATAGCTACAATCTAGACCTTCCCACGAGTACTCTTTCGGGGCACATGGATCTCCCTGCCAATTTCTCTTTATTCCATATGTTGATTTTATCTTTCTGATGGCATCAACTAAAAATTTTCATATGCATATATCCAATTAGTCAGTCAAATTTATGGAGATCAATAGAATGAAGCACGTACGAAACTGATAGAGAAAGCTagcttataatttatttgtgtggGGAAGAACGTACCATCCGCTCGGTCTGTTTCTGATTGCAAGAAATCTTTCACAGAATAGATCTCAACTGCGTTGACGATGGGTGGAAGTGTTGAATTTTCCGCTTTGAAGATCGAGAAAACATACTTCCCTCCAGTCATGGCCGATGGACTGAACACAGTAGTTGTGTACAGGTAATCAGGAACAAGAGGTCCATACCAGTATTTCCCATTCAGAGTAATGTTGAATGATCTGGACTGGTTGGGTTCTAGCTTTACGACTTCTGCAAAGTGCATGAAGATATAGAATTGGGTATTCGGATCGTCTGCTTCCCAATAGAATTCCATGGGAGCGCTTTCGTTTATTGGGGTGGCTGCAGTACTCATGACAACAGATGCTGGTTGATAAGCATTCTGACTTTGGGAATCAATGGTAAGTCCTGTGCTCAAGGCTTTCCACTTATTGTAGTTATAGGGCGACCAAAGGCGATCATGCACATCGTATGCATACCTAGATAATTAATAAACACATATATTCAGTATAATAATCCAGGAGCAGAATGAATCTATccatatgttttatatattgaaAGACAGGCAATTTTCCACAGCTCAAACTTACTACACAGCCAGAATATTATTCGTGAAAGATGTATTTACTTCTGCGGTAATGAAAATGAAGCAGTTGATCTCGTATACAATGACTTACCTGTATGATTGATTGCTAGTTGAACCAGCATCTGCGCGCAAAAGTAGTGCCAATGATCCAGATTTGGTCACGTACGAGTTGTTTTTTAATGGCCTGAACTCGATTGCTGATATAAATGGTGTCCCGAGGCCGGTGTTTACGAGACAGACGTGTATATAGTTTCGAGATGGGACGTGTATGAGTTCCTTGATAATACTATAGGATGCATTCTCCACCTTGACTGTATCCCACATGTTTGTCCCGAGATACAGATCGAATTCTGGTAAATTACCTTCTCCATCGTAATTCCCATGCACGAAGGTTGCTCGTATCAAATATTTAGTGCCTCTTGTGATGTTTATGGTGTAACAGTTCCGGACTCCTTGAGGAAAGCTTCTGACATTCCATACTTGCTGTTGAAGGGTACCTTGCAATTCAGATGCTATGTTCCTAATAATACCAGTGTCTATGTAGTTAGCGTCTGAGATGTAATCTATGCTTGTTGTCTCTTCCTTGTATGTTGAGTTTGCTGGCAACCCACAATCTATGCTTATGAAGTCTGAGACACATAAAACAGAGCAATATCTTAgatttatgcatgcatggttggcCCGACCAAACCAATGAACAAGAAGATTTAGAACATGTCATTGTACCTGATTGATCCTGGGCATGAACCAGAAGTAGTATAAGAGACAAAACACCAAGAAATGCAAAGATGGAAGTTTGGAACCCCCCCATGATCACCAGAGAATTAGTTTCTTCTTGTTTATGTTTTGAGCCATCTAATTAGAGTTTATACTGCCATAGTGCCAGTACAGGCCGAGGACTCGAGCAACGAAGTCAATGACTCAATGTACGTCCTTATCACTATGTAGAGGAAGCAGGATTTTCTTGCCAATGACGGCTCATCGAATTGTTTAATTTGACATGTTCGCACCATGTTTAGTGCTTGCCAAACACACGAACAGGGTAACGTTGGTAATTCCCAGACGTCTGACTTCAGGATGTCGACTAATAGGAAGGAGTGTGTAATAATTAGCGTCGATATAAAATCTAAGGAATCTATACAATATCAGTAGTTTCATTGccgattaatttaaaaacattaatCAGATGGTGAAGGTAATTCCCCAGTAATACCGGATTACGTACGGGCAACGCGGAAACCGATCGACGAATATCGTATTAAGTAGAATATCTTGCATCGAATATTTTAAGGAGTCCACTAATTATTGGCAATGATTAATCATAATTCCCAATTGGACATTCATTCATCACAATTTCGAGATTTATAATTGGCAGATTTGGACTTTCCATGCTACGTACGTACGCCTTTTGGACTTCATCAGAATATCTTCGATCCATCGAATATTTAAAAGCTAAGgacgtaattaattaataatactcTGAACCAATCAAAGTTAATTTCCTGGAAATAACATTTGAGGGTAGACTTTCCTGCATGAACAAGCAAATTGGCAATTACGCATCATTTCATTTCGAATGTGTGTATAtttatctactctattataataagtgattatctaattataaatagtaatttttttttgttaaatctattaaatcttattttaccAAAAGGCTTTTAAGACATTTGATCATTTAACGTATAGTTCctttatagaatttaatgaaggatcatgttttatcaaaatgtCATTAACActcttgaccatttgacgtgtagctcccttatagaatttaataaatgattatgttttaccaaaagatccttaacatatttttttaatttttatttttatcacattttatagttctagtaattaaaatattaataataattatattctaatcaaattaataatattaagcattagatagtaaataaataattcaatatgaaTACAGACCAATACTCATACTTTgttgaagtttagatttttttatcttaattttttagatttgtttaacattatattttcttttctcaaacaaataaactactgactttttttttttatttatttaaatcattatgttagGTTCACCCGGCTAACACATATGGGACTATTtcctagtatgtatatatatatattttcaacgTGTAGCGCAATTAATGAAATTTgagatctaaaaatatattaattattttttaaaatgagtgaagaaaacttacaaattataTCTGACATTACTTTCAACTCTTTTATTCGTGGCATTTGTGAATCTATAACTATTTTATGACAGTAAGGAAGGATCTAattttgaagagagagagagagagagagagagagagagagagaggatccaAGTAATTACAATACGACAATTTCAGTCGTCTCTCTATCAAGAGCCGCGCGTTTTGGAATGGGCATCTATCAAGAACAcgctttaaaaataattgagatgGTTGGTACGAACTTCCAAAATATTGCTCCGTCGTAATGTCAACTTCAATATTAGAATTTGCGTGTTGATAATCGGCAGGACCCAAATTAgaccatataaaaaataaatattttccctttttaattttttaatacaataatTGAAGGAATTatatcttaaatattaatatttcagaataACTTGACAACAACGCGAGGCtttatttacaattatacaagtTCTTCGTGCATTAATATTCTATTGTCAATGCCAATTAATGGATGATCCATTAGTTAAAGATAACgttataattcataaataattaaatgagataaaatatagaTTCAGAATATTAATGTTAATTGATctgatatcatataaaattatcacttattttaaaaatttataatattaacagAAAGAACtaagttttattgtttatatcATTTAACACCTTCCCACTACCAAAGAAAAAGTCTCCCATTGCTTTAAAACGGCAAGCTAGCCTTCGTTATTGACAAGTTTTCTGCGGCCAATATACGGCCGAGTCTTTGATCAAATCTGTGGGCGGTAGTCATGGACCACTCATAAGAAATCAATGACTGATCTGCATGGTCCTAAAAATTCTTTATACGTTTTTGCAATTTTTATGTGGGctttttcttaaaatcaaatttcCTTTTAAATGATCTGATTAATTTTCCCCAACAGCAAGCGCCAGTACTACTGCATGTTACGATGATCATTAATATCCAATATAAATGTCTGCATGCATGGatcaaatttatttacttattttgtaatattcaaGAGAATACCAACTATATATTGTAATTGAAACAATAGATTTTCCATGCTGAATTTCAGTATATTCATTGAAACAAACGATTAATTTGATCTTCTAGAGAGACTTCAGTTTCCTCTCGTTTTGGCTTCAAtactttaaaggaaaatgttagtttattcttttattttatttagatacTTTGACTGcttgtatatttaattttttttaacttaataattaaaaataataaattttaatatattaatatatatttttattttttaaaaatatttaaaaataaaaataaaaatttatatttatgttagatgacatACCCAACGGTCAAAACTGACAGCGAACACAACTCATAATTCAAAGCTACTGTCACCAgaagacaaaagaaatatataaaaatgaaagaagagaaTCATGATTAGAAGCGACGACTAGGGGGAGATA
This window of the Juglans regia cultivar Chandler chromosome 12, Walnut 2.0, whole genome shotgun sequence genome carries:
- the LOC109007878 gene encoding LRR receptor-like serine/threonine-protein kinase IOS1; translation: MGGFQTSIFAFLGVLSLILLLVHAQDQSDFISIDCGLPANSTYKEETTSIDYISDANYIDTGIIRNIASELQGTLQQQVWNVRSFPQGVRNCYTINITRGTKYLIRATFVHGNYDGEGNLPEFDLYLGTNMWDTVKVENASYSIIKELIHVPSRNYIHVCLVNTGLGTPFISAIEFRPLKNNSYVTKSGSLALLLRADAGSTSNQSYRYAYDVHDRLWSPYNYNKWKALSTGLTIDSQSQNAYQPASVVMSTAATPINESAPMEFYWEADDPNTQFYIFMHFAEVVKLEPNQSRSFNITLNGKYWYGPLVPDYLYTTTVFSPSAMTGGKYVFSIFKAENSTLPPIVNAVEIYSVKDFLQSETDRADVDAIRKIKSTYGIKRNWQGDPCAPKEYSWEGLDCSYDADNAPRITSLKLSSSGLAGEISADISNLVMLQSLDLSNNSLTGSVPDFLSELPNLRVLNLERNKLTGSVPLELIERRENGSLSLSVEENSELCGSRSCKKKKNNIVIPIVASVVGGLLVLTLIVMAIFWGIRRRTKQAAMVDTESHMQNVSLELLQRQFTYSELLRYTNNFERILGKGGFGTVYHGYIDDTQVAVKMLSHSSVQGYQQFQSEVRLLMRVHHRNLTTLVGYCYEGTNMGLVYEYMPNGDLDAHLSDGNAKTLTWEDRLRIATDAAQGLEYLHCGCKPPIVHRDVKTTNILLNENLQAKLADFGLSKIFPTDSGTHVSTVVAGTPGYLDPEYYITNWLTEKSDVYSFGVVLLEIITSRPVIERSEARTHVSQFVSSMLAKGDIKNIVDPRLYGNFNSNSAWKAVEIAMGCVSPTAAKRPTMSQVVADLKECMATELARANEGDSSESMEMINMDLATELNPLAR